The nucleotide window AAGTCAAAGTGGACAACTGGGACGCCAAAAGCCCTCAGGGGTTCTTGGACGCAACACCGGATCCATCACAGCGGCCACGACACCGAAGTTTCAACCAATGCTATGATCTTAACCAAGAAGTGGCTCTTCGTGATGACTAACTTTGGTGGTCACGATTATGGGGGCAATCACCTGGTCTATCGCCAGAGCCGCGGCGTTTATCGGCTACGGGCATATGACACTCTAGAAAAGTCTTGGTCTTACACCAAAGTCACCCGTGACGGAAAGAAACTCACCTTACAGAAATACGGAAAACGTAAGTCAGGACAGCATTTCAAGCATGTTTCTGGTAAGATCACGCACTTGAAATATGACGCTCGTACTAGTCATGCGTTATTAAAATAGAATCTAGAAATCACTTAGGCGCTGTTTTTGAGCGTCTTTTTATTTTCCCCGCAATTTCGTCAATTGAGGGGCAATCACGGTCGACCACATGCTCTTCAAGAGGACGTAACCCACTAACGCGCCCACCATTGCACTCATGAAAAAGCTCGGTAGGAACAGCCAAACTGCTCCCGTCGTTCCCATTAACCACGCGGCCACTGGGTAAGCCACCAAGGCCCCTAAGATTCCGGAGCCCACCATCTCTCCAAATAATCCCGCTACCAGTTTACCCGTCAACCGAAAGAGCCAGCCGCTGAGAAAGGCCCCAATCATACTTCCTGGGAAAGCCAGCACCGTTCCCGTACCCATAAGATTACGAATCAACGAAGTGAGAAAGGCCTGTGCAACGGCCCACCACGGTCCCAATAACACGCCTGATACTAGATTGATCAAGTGTTGCATGGGTGCTACCTTAGCAACCCCAATTGAAAATGAAAACAAACTGCCACCAATCACGCCTAATGCCACTAACATGGCCGTTAATGTCATGGGATAAACTTTCTTAGACATCTAACTCACTCCCCAGTTTTTTTACCCAAAAGGACCCCCGTTCTACTCACCGCAAAACGAGGGTCCTAGGGTTCTCCCCAATCAACCGCACACTTTCCTTCGCGAGCATTAACTCAACAGGTTCAAAGGGATTGGCATCTGCCATCTCAGCCGCTTGGCACCCCTAGTGTCATCTTAAGTTAAGCCCAACTATACCGGGTCTGGCTGGCCGAAGCAACTCATAATAATCTGTACCAATTCGCCCTTAAATTGGTTAGCTAAACTGGTATACTGACTTGGGAGGGGATTTGTATGAAGAAATTCAGTTTGACCCTGATGTTGGGAATTCTCAGCATCTGTTTAGGTGGCGTCACAACGGCTAAGGCAAGTAGCTATCAGTTAAACAGAAGTCATAACTTACCTTACACGCAGGTCTTTCACAACCGTAATGCAGCCACACACTATCTCTGGAACAACACGCACACCCGTAAATTACATAATCTACGTAACTATCCACATACAACTTGGCACGTCAATCGCGAAGCCTGGTTCAGCCACGGTACCACAACTGCCCACTACTATTACGTCGTTAGCGGTAACCACCGGGCAACCGGCTGAGTTTGGTGGGGCTACTTAAAAGACGGTAGCTATTACCGCGAAACGGTCAAGAATGACGGCCTAAAGTTGGCTTCACCCGTAAGTTTCAACGACCGCGGCCAATTTGACCGATTTATCTACCAACGACTCCAACACGACGGTTACCCACTGAATAATCAGCTAGCTATGATGGTCAATTATTATTCATCTGGCAATGACCGCCTCGCTGATTACACCGTCAAAGATGTCATCCAAACGCTCAAGCTGAAGAACTTGAACGCTCACAACTTGACGCTGATCAATCAGCCAACTGTTCACCACCTCAATCGGCTAGCTGATCCACAGCATGGCAAATTGTCTATTGAAACGACCGGTAAGGGGCAACTGGGAGTAGGCCTGGTTCGGACCATAGAAAAACAGCTGCGTGCCGCTAACGCCTCAGAATATGCCATTCGTACCAACCTGACTGGTAGCGCACAAGCTGGGACGCTCAAATTACAGTACATCCTGTTGATGCGCTAATGCTAATTAATGTACATTTTTTGAATGATCTGATTAGGAGGACATAGTGACAATGAAAAAATTGTTGATTGGATTCATGGCCGCCGCCATGGTGACAACTGGGTTTGCCACCATCCCAACAACGACCGCACAACGTTTAAGGGGAATAAACTTAAAATTAGAATTGTGGGTCACACCTACCACTGGCGCTTAACTGGTCTGAAGAAACACAGCAAAACCATCTACTACGGTCGCCTGCACTTCAACTGGAAAAAGTCCAATAAGGGCTCCAAGCTAGTTAAGATTAAAATTCAAAATAAGCAGAAGTTTGATATTATCCAGAAGCATTTCTTTAACCTACGCGGCAACTACACCGGAAACGAGAATTACGGCGCGATGATTTTTAAACGTTAACATCAAGCACTTTAAACCAACACACACGAGAGTGAGACAAAAGACGGTTAATCAATGAGCATTAACGTCGCTAGACGAATGATTCCAGTTCTGGGTTGTTTATCTAGCGGGGGTAAGCGGCGTTGACTGCCTTTTGACGCACGTATCGACCATGTATGTTCGAAACACAAAAAGGGATTGAGACTTTTGTCTTAACCCCTTTTGTCTATTCTACTTGATAGTCTGGAAAAATTTATTTATGCACTTTAACTACGTGTGCCTTCAAGATCCAAGCTGTATGCCCCTTGTGATCTTTCACTTGGTAGTAAGCGTACGTCTTACCTGAGATCTTCACGCGCTCAACCTTGGCTAATCGCCATTTCTTAGCAGAGTGCTTGGGGGTGTGACCCTTGCCAAAGACTTTAGATAGCAAGGCGTCCTTAAACCATTTTTTATTTGCTTTCAACTTGTACGTAAATTTCGTGTGCAGCTTCTTGGTTGAAAGAATTTTGACCTTCTTACCCTTTACCGGCTTGTCAGCTGCGCCACCATGAATAGGCTTGACTGGCGTTGGCTTAACTGGCGTTGCCGTTTCTGGCTGCTTATCTGGCTTAGCCGGCGTCACTGGCGCTGTTGGTGCTGGAGTAGGAGCCGGTGTTGGTTTAACCGCCGTCTTATCCACGTATGGCGTATTCTTGCCATCAGTTGAAATCAGATATTTCGCCTTCAATTGTTCTTGTTGGGCTGGCGTAAAGCCCAGAACGTCGTTGATGTACTTTTGAAGAGAACCATAGTTTTGTTCAATTTCACGGAAGTATTCTGAGATCCATTCGATTTTCACAGTCCGTCCCGTGTATTGTGAGAGCATGAAATCGTTAACCATCGTTTGCTTGTCCATCCCAAAGATCGACATCAACAGAACGGTCGCAATCCCCGTCCGATCTTTCCCTG belongs to Levilactobacillus yonginensis and includes:
- the thiW gene encoding energy coupling factor transporter S component ThiW, which produces MSKKVYPMTLTAMLVALGVIGGSLFSFSIGVAKVAPMQHLINLVSGVLLGPWWAVAQAFLTSLIRNLMGTGTVLAFPGSMIGAFLSGWLFRLTGKLVAGLFGEMVGSGILGALVAYPVAAWLMGTTGAVWLFLPSFFMSAMVGALVGYVLLKSMWSTVIAPQLTKLRGK